From Coriobacteriia bacterium:
TGACGTGTGGCGTGACCAGGTGCTGCGCGCCTTCCACAAGTCCGACATGGTCGCCGTGGACGCGCTCAGCTGCGCCGATGGCGTCAAGCCAACGTACGGGAAGGCTATCGCCCAGCTCGCACGCATACGCGGCGGGGCGGAGGCATTCGAGGCCTGCCGTGCGATTTGCGAGCCGCTCGGCTGCGTCGATGGGCTCGACGAGCTCGAGAGGACCTACGAGCTGGTTATCGCCAATACGCGAAATGGCAAGCTCATCGTCGATTTTTCGATTGTCTCGTCCTTCGACTACTACACCGGCCTCGTCTTCAAGGCGTACGCGCCGCAAGTACCGGCTTCGCTTGCAAGTGGCGGACGCTACGACACCACGCTTGCGGCCTTTGGGCGCAATGAGCCGGCTGCTGGCTTTGCCATCGGCCTGGAGCGCGTCCTGGCCGCCATCGAGGCCCAAGGTGCTACGCCACCGGATACGCGCGCACAGGAAACGCTGCGTGGCGATGATCCCTATGAGCTCTTCGCCCGTGCTGCCGAGTTGCGCGAGCAGGGCATTCGCGTCGAGTTGGGTGGTGAGTAGCATGGAGCAGAGGAACTTGCGCATCGCCGTGTCGAAGGGCTCGCTCTTCGGCGACGCGGTGGAGCTGCTGACCGAGGCGGGCCTGGACACGACGGGCCTGGCCGATCCGGGTAGGCGCCTTATCATCTCGAACCCCGGCGTCGACTTCATCATCGTGCGGCCGACGGATGCCCCGGTCTTCGTCACCTACGGCGGAGCCGACTGTGGCATTTGCGGCAAGGACACGCTCGTCGAAGCAGGGCTTTCGGTCATGGAGCTCGTGGACCTCAAGTTCGGATACTGCCGCTTCATCGTGGCCGAGCCCGAGGAGCGCCGTGGCATTGCCGAGGAGAATTACGAGCGCCTCGGGGTGCTGCGCATCGCCACGAAGTACCCCAACATCACGCGCTCGTTCTTCGAGAAGAAGGGCGTGCAGGTCGATGTCATCAAGATGCATGGCAATATCGAGCTCGCGCCGCTTGTGGGCATGGCCGATCGCATCGTCGACATCACGGCGACGGGCACGACGCTGCGTGAGAACAACCTGCGTATCGTTGACGAGGTGCTTTCGTCAACCGCGCGTTTCATCGCAAATTCCGCATCTGTGCGCACCGATGCGCGTGTGCGCGAACTGGCGGCGCGACTCGAGGACCTGACGCGTGATCGTGACGTGAGCTTGAGTTGAGACAACGTGCCTGGCACGCTGTCTCATATTGTGGACAAAAGACTCGTTTTGACGAGGGAAGGACGGAAGATGAGGACGATCGTACTGGAAGAGGGGCAGAGCTTCGATGCGTCACTGCTCGAGAGGGACAGCGCATTCGATGCCGAGGCGCTCAAGGCGGCCACCGACATCGTCGACACCGTGCATCGCGAGGGTGATACGGCCCTGCGTGCGTATTCGGAGCGTTTCGACGGCGTGACGCTCGAGGAGCTCGAGGTGAGCGAGGAGGAAATCGACTCTGCGCTCGAGACAGTGGACGAGGAGTTCCTGCGCTCGATCGAATATGCGGCCGACCAGATCGCCGATTTCCACCAGCGTCAGCTGCAGCAGTCGTGGTTCACGACGCGTGACGACGGTGCCATCACCGGCCAGCGCTTCACGGCCCTCGAGCGTGCGGGCATCTACGTGCCCGGCGGTCGCGCCCAGTACCCCTCGACCGTGCTCATGAACGCGATTCCGGCATCTGTAGCCGGCGTGGACGAAATCATCATGTGCACGCCGCCGTCCAAGGACGGCACGGTCAATCCCTACACGCTCGCCGCCGCGTCTGTGGCTGGTGTGGACCGCATCTTCAAGGTGGGCGGGGCCCAGGCCATCGCCGCGATGGCCTATGGCACCGAAACGATTCCCAAGGTCGATAAGGTGACCGGGCCGGGTAATGCGTTCGTTGCGGCTGCCAAGAAGCTTGTCAACGGCGACGTTGGTATCGACATGATCGCCGGTCCCTCCGAGGTGTGCGTGGTGGCCGATGAGAGCGCCGTGCCCGAGTTCATCGCCATCGACCTCATGGCGCAGGCCGAACATGACCCAAAGGCAACATGTTACTTAATCACGACCGAGGAGGGCATGCTCGATGACGTCGACGCCGCGCTCGAGACGCTGCTCGAGCAGTCTCCGCGTCGCGAGATCACCGAGGCATCGCTCGAACATGGGCTCGTCGTCGTCTGCAAGACGCTTACGCAGGTCTTCGAGACGGTCAACGTGATCGCGCCTGAGCACCTCGAGATCAACATGTCTGACCCATGGGAGCTTCTGGGGGCGGTACGCAATGCCGGCGCCATCTTCCTCGGCCCCTGGACGCCCGAGGCCGTGGGCGATTATGCTGCAGGCCCCAATCACACGCTGCCGACCGGCGGCACCGCCGCGTTCTCGAGCCCGCTTTCGGTCGATGACTTCGTGAAGCGCTCTTCGGTACTGAGCTATTCCTTCGATGCGCTCGAGGCTGACGCTGACGCCGTCATGACCATGGCAGCTCGCGAGGGGCTCTGGGCGCACGGGCGCTCGGTTGACCTGCGTCTCAAGTTCATGGAGTACGTGACCGACCAGTTGGCTGGCGAAGACGAAGAGCACGAATGCGGTTGCGGTTGCGACCATGACCATGGCGAGGAGTAGACGCGCATGAGAGAGGTGCGGCGTAGCGCCGACGCGCTCGTGGGGATGCTTCCCTACGACCCCAAGTACAAGAAAAGCAATACATTGCTTTCTGCAAACGAGAGCCCGCTCAACGTGCCTGATGAGGTGCTTGAAGCGGTTATCGAGCGCATGCGCACGCTCGACTTCAACCGCTACCCCGACCCGCTCGCCAATGCGCTGCGCGTTGCGATCGCCGAATGGCATGGCCTCAAGGCGGCTAACGTGCTCGTTGGCAATGGTGGTGACGAGCTTCTCTACGATATCTTTGCCGCCTGGGGAGGCCCGGACCGCGCGCTCTTGACTTTTCCACCCACGTTCTCTGCGTACGAAACGAACGCGGTGCTCACGAACACGCAGGTTATCAACCTGCCGCGCAGCCAGGATGACTGGTCCATTGACGTGGATCGCGCCTGCGAGCGCCTGGCCAAGGGCGACATCGAC
This genomic window contains:
- a CDS encoding ATP phosphoribosyltransferase, yielding MSRLLALPSAWSASWPPSRPKVLRHRIRAHRKRCVAMIPMSSSPVLPSCASRAFASSWVVSSMEQRNLRIAVSKGSLFGDAVELLTEAGLDTTGLADPGRRLIISNPGVDFIIVRPTDAPVFVTYGGADCGICGKDTLVEAGLSVMELVDLKFGYCRFIVAEPEERRGIAEENYERLGVLRIATKYPNITRSFFEKKGVQVDVIKMHGNIELAPLVGMADRIVDITATGTTLRENNLRIVDEVLSSTARFIANSASVRTDARVRELAARLEDLTRDRDVSLS
- the hisD gene encoding histidinol dehydrogenase, which codes for MRTIVLEEGQSFDASLLERDSAFDAEALKAATDIVDTVHREGDTALRAYSERFDGVTLEELEVSEEEIDSALETVDEEFLRSIEYAADQIADFHQRQLQQSWFTTRDDGAITGQRFTALERAGIYVPGGRAQYPSTVLMNAIPASVAGVDEIIMCTPPSKDGTVNPYTLAAASVAGVDRIFKVGGAQAIAAMAYGTETIPKVDKVTGPGNAFVAAAKKLVNGDVGIDMIAGPSEVCVVADESAVPEFIAIDLMAQAEHDPKATCYLITTEEGMLDDVDAALETLLEQSPRREITEASLEHGLVVVCKTLTQVFETVNVIAPEHLEINMSDPWELLGAVRNAGAIFLGPWTPEAVGDYAAGPNHTLPTGGTAAFSSPLSVDDFVKRSSVLSYSFDALEADADAVMTMAAREGLWAHGRSVDLRLKFMEYVTDQLAGEDEEHECGCGCDHDHGEE